One genomic region from Bacillus rossius redtenbacheri isolate Brsri chromosome 6, Brsri_v3, whole genome shotgun sequence encodes:
- the LOC134532957 gene encoding protein outspread isoform X4, which produces MNKVLEVTDAEEVTGNAFSLAVTAPDRVHFVKGTCREECRWWADVLSVFPRSKGRHKRNATFPGGQTTSILQQSPAIRACTPSDSRPRFNSCHTDPAALRQPPTQPWLPVEADAFPTRDVPPSPPQEARPEPAAPAVDTSAVYRDQPASSASPPTRDKVQTEEKIRTRRVLNREKRGVKSARSYSEDFSGMLPTWKDTSTATETQDKNDVSRRILFDDYENESKRDEKLKDIADSITRPRYRRNNQSHITVYHSSVSDRVKPTRDGEYSEEEQKKVYTRSGSPVIREVDHTDGCTDKLVRGDPDGCGLDISSHRYSPNSELRVDLPAEDLLNIKKGWLMKQGVDKEWNKHWFVLRGSALMYYRDPTAEDKGIMDGVIDLSGVKSVVEVQVARNYGFQAVTWDDKRHVLSAVTSGIRGNWMLALRRAAGLQNPSPTDSSLTVGEKLERELDNISMQSVCVEREPSIVPSTPVTTPRSILFSSDEEYRTASEGGRRESEDWGESLAPLPPSPPLNRTPISRVKEKARSRSTSRSRVYKRSRSSPPSSRRSTLDSVRTEDLILGCCGELPESDAEGSVGMDSVQSSLYTAVGSQSSEVDDLKTQLSMALCEVSNAEEELLRLRHHKTEIIALEKQVKDLLTTLDRTEEQLKQRTKEASEAELLRKRFNELAREHEELLADWRKKAMDKDWRALYQQLEERYREDSEKWKDELKDQECACEEAKDRCRVLSLELASSQEAIEHLRGEVIGLGERLARGIEENESLYRRLRELEGRGGAGVLSSSSRERGRSVDSLSDLTNIDLDLDLTEMDKERIMEEYDDLRGRFEKAVQEIRAMKRELRESHALYDELELSCIKLRQDAKLREDDHSAQFSLMVRRVDDLTLKLSAAEKQVRSLKQKLAKADSRDKRRSLSLKGRESFQICKELEEKLGELESKISALESGKPITAVSIRTSKHARSESPQGSKKDDSGDKLKASSSRLRRKSLDSATSSEPMKVLIRLTSLEAKVTKAAEQMSKCKSEDAGAKEVEVSLDDGPEPMDFEDGNSDLMLRLHILEQAVLKSKAKLTECVCLLQSLKSASPARHSLLSQTPQLTFLENNLLEVKQILQNCDSRCSSSEMNSLVASAEEEAVKSSVQSVVSRFEELLREKLSELFKKRMNLKQSGQLDKTARTKLLAEKLAYESVLISRIAQAVACSGEGSQHFKISLLGAEVLECNRLFSVLKSKLNGSTPPETCETSVNYLTRVLSHKLLLQGQLKHDSHSSPPVNKAANSSNSDALRLMLDQQRDCEACIDKYRNEKLNHLAKTLAIETLSVTDKHEPVDEVQNWKSEKRQSPKPSALTLEDQRIREAWMMAQEAVNQELIQAEISHVTMRCGQAYEAALSSEQETRFTLLAAQRVVMEQWYDTAEEILRQEMEAGIEELNARYEECLSRLKNEKAFIPKSHHEEESMESRHLLFEFADIMAHKALIDARIAVISREAQHANLSNSRAKENVRSVVQSVLENEMMSSRFSDYETSICNVDCELGSEFEFLFQQYLDQCCLQVASVGCDKLRTDHEQAGQVMGLLSELEEELNLLQDDARSEKMPSCHGDSKELTWSDVCDKCKTLRQIIANLSARLKDIRICKRCQQLQESIKRLSSDHEEEVRMLRRCQEDDMLRLRGELEQQRHSLVSQHEQEQAHLKERARLLERRLGTLDSEYSQQVENLRSAYQKTLTAGLERDIEGEENIRQRYQAEIEQLRALCEKGLVAMENSHRRIIAELDEKHRQELEQLRLEKEQALAEETQATLAALDAMRKAHETEVQREIVKFKNEFIKKMQSTHDIGALHKEHEAEMEEIKKEILSLSERYSVKCVESAALEEQLAVVTKQLTQAQQHVQQLDARNKQLRAHLVSEVSELETGDTAQLLRQRDQELVKKQEELGQLQRELSTARAHGEELITLCSQLSNEHSSQRDRAAVWARLQKLAATCPSLRKGLKAIESSRPKSDCGVAKQVTSSRFKQQKEPPTLTSAELIRSPEQNISRSERIFLSLAPLRSPSPCPLSGMVAERKKMFEH; this is translated from the exons GGCCGCCACAAGCGCAACGCTACGTTCCCTGGCGGCCAGACCACGAGCATCCTGCAGCAGTCGCCCGCCATTAGAG CGTGCACGCCCAGCGACTCCCGCCCGAGGTTCAACAGCTGCCACACGGACCCCGCGGCGCTCCGCCAGCCGCCCACCCAGCCCTGGCTGCCCGTCGAGGCGGACGCCTTCCCCACCCGGGACGTGCCGCCCTCCCCCCCGCAGGAGGCCAGGCCCGAGCCGGCGGCCCCCGCCGTCGACACCTCCGCAG TGTACCGCGACCAGCCGGCATCGTCTGCATCCCCGCCCACTCGAGACAAAGTCCAGACGGAAGAGAAGATCCGCACGAGGCGGGTGCTGAACAGGGAGAAGAGGGGCGTGAAGTCGGCACGCAGCTACTCCGAGGACTTCTCTGGCATGCTGCCCACCTGGAAGGACACCAGCACGGCTACTGAAACACAAG ATAAGAACGATGTATCGAGAAGGATTTTGTTTGATGACTATGAAAATGAGAGCAAGCGCGATGAGAAGCTGAAAGACATTGCAGACTCGATAACACGCCCGCGTTACCGCCGCAACAACCAGTCGCACATCACGGTGTACCACTCGAGTGTTTCCGACAGGGTGAAGCCCACGAGGGATGGAGAGTACAGCGAAGAGGAACAGAAGAAAGTGTACACTCGGTCGGGTAGCCCAGTCATCAGGGAGGTGGATCACACTGATGGGTGTACCGACAAGCTG gtACGGGGAGATCCAGATGGTTGTGGTTTGGACATATCTAGTCATCGGTACTCCCCCAACTCTGAGCTCAGGGTGGATCTACCAGCTGAGGACCTGCTCAACATTAAGAAAGGGTGGTTAATGAAGCAAGGGGTTGACAAG GAATGGAACAAACACTGGTTTGTGTTGCGAGGATCTGCACTCATGTACTATCGAGATCCGACGGCAGAAGATAAAGGAATCATGGATGGAGTTATTGACCTCAGTGGGGTGAAAAGTGTCGTTGAAGTCCAGGTTGCCCGGAACTATGGTTTTCAAGCTGTG ACGTGGGATGACAAACGACATGTGCTGTCGGCTGTGACCTCTGGGATCAGAGGCAACTGGATGTTGGCTCTTCGACGGGCGGCAGGCCTGCAGAACCCATCTCCGACCGACTCTTCCCTTACTGTCGGGGAGAAACTGGAGAGGGAATTGGATAATATATCAATGCA GTCTGTGTGCGTGGAGAGGGAGCCCTCGATAGTTCCCAGCACCCCCGTCACCACCCCTCGCTCCATCCTGTTCTCATCTGACGAGGAGTACCGCACGGCCTCGGAGGGCGGTCGCCGGGAGAGCGAGGACTGGGGGGAGTCGCTCGCTCCTCTCCCCCCATCGCCACCCCTCAATCGGACACCCATTTCCAGGGTGAAGGAGAAGGCCAG GTCTCGGTCTACCTCAAGGTCCAGAGTGTACAAGAGATCAAGGTCATCTCCGCCATCTTCGAGGCGGTCCACCTTGGATTCTGTGCGCACAGAGGACCTGATACTGGGATGCTGCGGCGAGCTGCCAGAGTCTGATGCCGAAGGGAGTGTTGGG ATGGACTCGGTGCAGAGTTCTCTATACACCGCTGTCGGGAGTCAGTCTTCAGAGGTGGATGACCTTAAAACACAGCTCAGCATGGCTCTGTGTGAGGTCAGCAATGCTGAGGAAGAGTTGCTGCGGTTACGACATCACAAGACTGAAATCATTGCACTTGAGAAGCAG GTTAAAGACTTGCTTACTACACTGGACAGGACAGAAGAGCAGCTGAAACAAAGAACCAAAGAAGCCAGTGAAGCTGAACTGCTCAGGAAAAG ATTCAACGAGCTGGCGAGGGAACACGAGGAGTTGCTGGCTGACTGGCGGAAGAAAGCGATGGACAAGGACTGGAGAGCTCTGTACCAACAACTGGAGGAGAG GTATCGAGAGGACAGCGAGAAGTGGAAGGACGAGCTGAAGGACCAGGAGTGTGCGTGCGAGGAGGCCAAGGACCGGTGCCGGGTCCTGTCGCTGGAGCTGGCGTCGAGCCAGGAAGCCATCGAGCACCTGCGGGGCGAGGTGATCGGCCTGGGCGAGCGGCTGGCCCGTGGCATCGAGGAGAACGAGTCCCTGTACAGGCGGCTCCGCGAGCTGGAGGGTCGCGGCGGAGCAGGCGTGCTGTCCTCCTCCTCCAGGGAGAGGGGCCGCAGCGTCGACTCCCTCAGCGACCTCACCAACATCGATCTGGATCTCGACCTCACGGAGATGGACAAGGAGCG gATCATGGAAGAGTATGATGATTTGAGGGGGAGATTTGAGAAGGCGGTCCAGGAGATTCGAGCGATGAAACGAGAACTACGGGAGTCACATGCTCTGTATGATGAATTGGAGCTGTCGTGCATCAAACTGCGGCAAGATGCGAAGCTCCGCGAGGATGACCACTCTGCTCAGTTCTCTCTCATGGTGCGGAGGGTTGATGACCTCACGTTGAAACTGAGTGCAGCAGAAAAGCAG GTGCGAAGTTTGAAACAGAAGTTGGCCAAAGCCGATTCAAGAGACAAGCGTCGATCCCTCTCGCTGAAGGGAAGGGAATCATTCCAAATATGTAAAGAACTGGAAGAGAAACTTGGAGAGTTGGAAAGCAAGATAAGTGCATTAGAGTCTGGTAAACCCATCACAGCTGTCTCAATTAGGACAAGCAAACACGCAAGGAGCGAGTCCCCACAAGGAAGTAAGAAAGACGACAGTGGAGACAAGCTGAAGGCATCGTCTTCCCGCTTGAGGAGAAAATCCCTGGATAGTGCAACAAGCTCTGAGCCAATGAAGGTTTTGATACGTCTCACTTCACTGGAAGCGAAGGTCACGAAAGCTGCTGAGCAGATGTCCAAGTGTAAGAGCGAAGATGCAGGAGCCAAGGAAGTGGAAGTAAGCTTGGATGACGGTCCGGAGCCGATGGACTTTGAAGATGGAAATTCAGATCTCATGTTACGTTTACACATTCTTGAGCAAGCTGTGTTGAAATCAAAGGCAAAACTCACGGAATGCGTCTGTCTTCTCCAATCACTGAAATCGGCTTCCCCAGCAAGGCACTCTCTTCTTAGTCAGACCCCACAACTTACATTCTTGGAGAATAATCTCTTGGAAGTGAAACAGATTCTACAGAATTGTGATAGTCGCTGTTCATCGAGTGAAATGAATTCTCTTGTTGCATCAGCAGAGGAAGAGGCAGTGAAGAGTTCTGTTCAGAGTGTTGTGAGCAGATTTGAAGAGCTTCTTCGTGAAAAACTGAGTGAATTGTTTAAGAAGAGAATGAATCTCAAGCAGTCAGGTCAGCTTGATAAGACTGCCCGCACTAAACTGTTAGCTGAGAAATTGGCATACGAATCTGTCTTAATATCAAGGATAGCACAAGCAGTTGCATGTAGTGGTGAGGGTAGTcaacatttcaaaatttctttgctAGGTGCTGAAGTTCTAGAGTGTAACAGGCTGTTTTCTGTTCTTAAATCAAAATTGAATGGCTCGACACCACCAGAAACTTGCGAGACTTCAGTCAACTACCTGACGAGAGTTCTGTCGCATAAACTACTTCTTCAAGGTCAGTTGAAGCATGACAGTCATTCTTCTCCACCTGTTAATAAGGCAGCGAACAGTTCAAATTCTGATGCACTGCGACTTATGCTGGATCAGCAGAGAGACTGTGAGGCATGTATAGATAAATATAGAAATGAGAAGCTAAATCACCTTGCCAAAACGTTGGCCATTGAAACTCTTAGTGTCACTGATAAGCATGAACCGGTGGATGAAGTGCAAAACTGGAAGTCAGAGAAGAGACAAAGTCCAAAACCTTCTGCTTTAACTTTGGAGGACCAGAGAATACGTGAAGCATGGATGATGGCTCAAGAGGCAGTGAACCAGGAGTTGATACAGGCAGAGATATCCCATGTGACGATGCGCTGTGGCCAAGCGTACGAGGCAGCACTGTCGTCGGAGCAGGAAACTCGCTTCACCTTGCTTGCGGCACAGCGTGTGGTGATGGAACAGTGGTACGACACTGCCGAAGAGATTCTCAGGCAAGAAATGGAAGCAGGAATCGAAGAGTTGAACGCCAGGTACGAAGAATGCTTGTCTCGCTTGAAAAACGAAAAAGCGTTCATACCAAAAAGTCATCACGAAGAAGAAAGCATGGAGTCGAGACACCTTCTGTTCGAGTTTGCTGACATAATGGCCCACAAAGCTTTGATCGATGCTCGCATAGCCGTGATCAGCAGAGAGGCCCAACATGCTAATTTGTCTAATAGTAGAGCCAAAGAAAATGTGAGGTCTGTTGTGCAAAGCGTCCTGGAGAACGAAATGATGTCTTCTAGGTTTTCGGACTATGAAACGAGCATCTGCAATGTGGACTGTGAACTGGGAAGTGAGTTTGAATTTTTGTTCCAGCAGTATTTGGACCAGTGTTGCCTGCAAGTGGCAAGTGTAGGATGTGATAAGTTGAGGACAGATCACGAGCAGGCGGGGCAGGTGATGGGCTTGCTGTCCGAACTAGAGGAGGAGCTCAATTTGCTGCAGGACGATGCCAGGTCGGAGAAGATGCCGTCGTGCCATGGAGACTCCAAAGAGTTGACATGGAGCGACGTGTGTGATAAGTGTAAAACTTTGAGACAGATTATTGCTAACCTGTCAGCTCGCCTTAAGGACATCAGGATCTGCAAACGTTGCCAGCAGCTGCAGGAGAGCATTAAAAG GCTGAGCTCCGACCACGAGGAGGAAGTGAGGATGCTGCGACGCTGCCAGGAAGACGACATGCTGCGGCTGCGTGGGGAGCTGGAGCAGCAGAGGCACTCCCTG GTCTCTCAACACGAACAGGAGCAAGCACATTTGAAAGAGAGAGCACGTCTGCTGGAGCGACGCCTGGGTACGCTCGACAGCGAGTACTCGCAGCAGGTGGAGAACTTGCGCTCTGCCTACCAAAAAACTCTGACTGCTGGTCTGGAGAGGGACATAGAGGGAGAAGAGAACATTCGACAGCGATACCAAGCAGAGATCGAACAACTTAGG GCACTCTGTGAGAAAGGACTGGTTGCGATGGAGAACTCGCACAGGCGCATCATAGCGGAGCTGGACGAGAAGCACAGACAAGAGCTGGAGCAGTTGAGGCTGGAGAAGGAACAAGCTCTGGCAGAGGAGACTCAGGCTACCCTCGCTG CCTTGGATGCTATGAGAAAAGCACATGAGACTGAGGTACAGAGAGAAATTGTCAAATTCAAAAACGAATTCATTAAGAAAATGCAGTCCACTCACGACATAGGTGCACTTCATAAAGAACATGA AGCGGAAATGGAGGAGATAAAGAAGGAAATACTGTCGCTGTCTGAGCGATACTCCGTGAAGTGCGTGGAGTCTGCAGCGCTGGAGGAGCAACTGGCCGTGGTCACGAAGCAGCTGACTCAAGCCCAGCAGCATGTACAGCAGTTGGATGCGAG GAACAAGCAGCTGCGGGCCCACCTGGTGTCGGAGGTGAGCGAGCTGGAGACGGGAGACACGGCCCAGCTGCTGCGTCAGCGGGACCAGGAGCTGGTGAAGAAGCAAGAGGAACTGGGGCAGCTCCAGAGGGAGCTGAGCACAGCTCGGGCG CATGGGGAGGAACTCATTACACTTTGCTCTCAGTTGAGTAACGAGCACTCTAGCCAACGCGACAGGGCCGCAGTGTGGGCCCGCCTGCAGAAGCTGGCTGCCACTTGCCCGTCACTGAGGAAAG gaCTCAAGGCCATTGAGTCCAGTCGACCCAAATCAGATTGTGGTGTTGCGAAACAAGTCACAAGTTCCAGGTTTAAACAGCAAAAGGAACCGCCAACTCTCACCAGTGCAG AATTGATCCGGTCTCCAGAGCAAAACATTTCCCGAAGCGAGCGAATTTTTTTATCGCTGGCCCCCCTCCGCTCCCCCTCTCCCTGTCCTCTCAGCGGGATGGTGGCAGAGAGAAAAAAGATGTTCGAACACTAG